One window of the Dehalococcoidia bacterium genome contains the following:
- a CDS encoding Sir2 family NAD-dependent protein deacetylase, whose protein sequence is MGDQLKGGISEQLVEAAANLVVASNKIVAFTGTGIASSTQTQQVKASVNLGEDTFPKFQGDPAARKRGWQLWTMFHMIETSQPNAVHYAIAELLKLGKLECVITQNVDGLHQKTGIPDDKLVELHGSLRWLKCINCGQRYHIIDIAKKLAEGQSEESVCTDCGGKLKAATVSFGEPPLTEEVSKAERFSRNCDLFMLLGSSLMIYPAAYMPVYAVESGAKLMIINTGTSHIDDKADVFIQGDVGKALSAIMDRVRNKAGAS, encoded by the coding sequence ATGGGTGATCAGCTAAAAGGCGGCATATCGGAACAGCTGGTTGAGGCGGCTGCGAATCTGGTTGTTGCTTCCAATAAGATTGTAGCATTTACCGGAACAGGTATAGCCAGCTCTACTCAGACCCAGCAGGTGAAAGCCTCAGTTAATCTAGGGGAGGATACATTCCCTAAATTTCAGGGCGATCCCGCCGCAAGGAAAAGAGGATGGCAGTTGTGGACCATGTTCCATATGATAGAGACTTCACAACCCAATGCCGTTCATTATGCGATAGCAGAATTACTGAAACTGGGCAAGCTTGAATGCGTTATCACTCAGAATGTAGACGGCTTGCATCAGAAGACGGGGATACCTGACGACAAGCTGGTTGAGCTACACGGTTCATTGCGGTGGCTTAAGTGTATTAATTGCGGTCAGCGTTATCATATTATAGATATCGCAAAGAAGCTGGCGGAAGGACAAAGTGAGGAGTCCGTTTGTACGGATTGTGGCGGGAAGTTGAAGGCGGCGACCGTATCTTTCGGAGAGCCTCCCCTGACGGAGGAGGTCAGTAAGGCGGAGCGGTTTTCAAGGAATTGCGACCTGTTTATGCTGCTCGGGTCATCGCTGATGATATATCCTGCCGCGTATATGCCGGTCTATGCTGTTGAGTCCGGCGCGAAGCTCATGATAATTAACACGGGTACTTCTCATATAGATGATAAGGCTGATGTTTTTATTCAGGGAGACGTAGGCAAAGCTTTGTCGGCCATCATGGATAGGGTCAGAAATAAGGCAGGGGCTTCTTAG
- a CDS encoding enoyl-CoA hydratase/isomerase family protein, whose product MTGFETIIYEKCDGIARVILNRPKVLNRYNIKMRDEMYEVLSAIRDDPEVEVVIFSGAGERAFCVGADLSEFGTAPSPVIARQVRWERDVWGLLDSLKQPLIAALHGYVLGSGVEIALFCDIRIASVDAVFGMPEVALGMIPAAGGSQTLPRTIGVGRALQLLLDCEYIDSEEALRIGLVNKVVSREELLSVAETMAKDIKAKDGAAVRYAKEAVKRGRDLPLEQGMALERGIARILRTTVGNRARVNDAALM is encoded by the coding sequence GTGACTGGATTTGAAACCATAATATATGAAAAGTGCGATGGCATAGCCAGAGTGATTCTGAATCGTCCCAAGGTGTTGAATCGGTACAACATCAAAATGCGGGACGAGATGTATGAGGTCCTCTCTGCGATAAGAGATGATCCTGAAGTTGAAGTGGTCATATTTAGCGGTGCCGGCGAAAGAGCATTTTGTGTCGGCGCGGACCTGAGTGAATTCGGTACCGCTCCTTCGCCTGTGATAGCCCGTCAGGTCAGGTGGGAACGAGATGTCTGGGGGTTATTGGACAGCCTTAAGCAACCTTTAATCGCTGCATTACATGGTTATGTGCTGGGTTCGGGTGTGGAAATAGCCTTGTTTTGCGATATCAGGATAGCTTCTGTCGACGCGGTTTTCGGAATGCCTGAAGTGGCTCTCGGTATGATCCCCGCGGCGGGAGGAAGCCAGACGCTTCCTAGAACCATAGGCGTAGGGAGAGCTTTGCAGTTGCTGCTCGATTGTGAATATATCGATTCGGAAGAAGCTTTAAGGATCGGACTTGTTAATAAGGTTGTGAGCCGTGAAGAACTTTTATCTGTTGCTGAAACCATGGCCAAAGATATAAAAGCAAAAGACGGTGCGGCGGTGAGATATGCTAAGGAGGCTGTGAAAAGGGGACGGGACTTGCCGCTGGAACAAGGTATGGCACTAGAAAGAGGTATAGCGAGGATTCTGAGAACAACGGTTGGGAATAGAGCCCGAGTCAACGATGCTGCTCTCATGTAG
- a CDS encoding heterodisulfide reductase-related iron-sulfur binding cluster, whose amino-acid sequence MKIIKEPYPGIMHLLIFWGTALFLLGKIIRPFSYAVDLSSPPQAVFLFASLISEIGAVMMIVGGLLAIYRRYIAKPSRLDTKPDDTLIYIWVFIILITGFMAKGYRIAAGGIDPTDWATWAPVGYLFSKMLPTFDTQSFNEVFVWHRAVLHTLPAFVFLVYVMVNRSRLQHILLTPLNVFFSSLGPKGALVPVDLETAETFGVSKIEGFTWKQLMDLDACTRCGRCQDNCPAYLSGKELSPKQVIQDLKNHWYDSGPDIFGMLRNKFMGKGRDTGAQMIGDVIKHDVIWDCTTCRACQEACPAYIEHINKIIDMRRNLVLDQAEMPETAEMALRCIEERGHTCKGTTACRTDWCGDIEGGKLLANDSDVEIVYFVGCSAALEDRNMKVSKAFGKILRAANVNFGILGEEESCCGDPARRIGNEYLFQMQAMKNIETFKKYNVKRIVVTCPHGYNCLKNEYPQFGGEFEIIHHSQFIAELISQGRLTLKNNLDKAITYHDGCYLGRHNSVYDDPRKIINALPGVQFKEMTRHGSKSFCCGAGGGHMWMEEKTGVRISEMRADQALETNSDTIATACPFCLQMFEDAIKAKEASEKIKPLDIAELVALAIEDEPKK is encoded by the coding sequence ATGAAGATTATAAAAGAGCCCTATCCCGGAATAATGCACCTGTTGATATTCTGGGGTACCGCGTTGTTCCTCCTCGGTAAAATTATACGGCCTTTCTCGTACGCCGTTGACCTGAGCAGCCCGCCTCAGGCTGTCTTCCTGTTTGCCTCCCTCATCTCCGAGATCGGCGCCGTAATGATGATAGTCGGCGGTCTTCTGGCCATATACCGCAGATATATCGCAAAACCTTCACGGCTCGATACGAAGCCGGACGATACACTGATATACATCTGGGTTTTCATTATCTTAATCACGGGATTCATGGCCAAGGGCTATCGCATCGCGGCTGGCGGGATAGACCCGACAGATTGGGCGACATGGGCGCCGGTCGGATATCTTTTCTCCAAGATGCTCCCGACTTTTGACACACAATCATTTAACGAAGTATTCGTCTGGCACAGAGCGGTGTTGCATACACTTCCTGCATTTGTATTCCTGGTATATGTCATGGTTAACCGCTCACGATTGCAGCATATCTTGCTGACCCCACTAAACGTGTTCTTCAGTTCACTGGGGCCTAAAGGCGCGCTTGTGCCTGTAGACCTGGAGACAGCCGAAACGTTCGGCGTTAGCAAAATCGAGGGATTCACATGGAAACAACTCATGGACCTCGATGCCTGCACAAGATGCGGCCGCTGCCAGGACAACTGCCCGGCTTACCTAAGCGGCAAAGAGCTCTCTCCAAAACAGGTAATACAAGATTTGAAGAACCACTGGTACGATTCAGGTCCGGATATCTTCGGCATGTTAAGAAATAAGTTTATGGGTAAGGGCAGAGACACCGGCGCCCAGATGATCGGCGATGTGATCAAGCATGATGTCATCTGGGACTGTACCACCTGCAGAGCTTGCCAGGAGGCCTGTCCTGCATATATCGAGCACATCAATAAGATAATCGATATGCGCCGAAACCTCGTGCTTGACCAGGCCGAAATGCCGGAAACGGCTGAGATGGCTCTGCGGTGCATCGAGGAGAGAGGACATACCTGCAAAGGCACCACCGCCTGCAGGACGGATTGGTGCGGCGATATCGAGGGAGGCAAGCTTTTAGCTAACGACTCCGATGTTGAAATCGTATACTTTGTCGGATGCTCCGCCGCTCTTGAGGATAGGAACATGAAGGTCTCCAAGGCCTTCGGGAAAATACTCAGGGCTGCGAACGTCAATTTCGGTATCCTGGGTGAGGAAGAAAGCTGCTGCGGTGATCCCGCGCGTCGTATCGGCAACGAATACCTGTTCCAGATGCAGGCGATGAAAAATATCGAAACCTTTAAAAAATATAATGTCAAGCGAATAGTCGTCACTTGTCCGCATGGCTATAATTGTCTGAAGAATGAATATCCTCAGTTCGGCGGCGAATTTGAAATCATCCACCACTCACAATTTATTGCCGAACTAATCAGCCAGGGCAGGCTCACGCTTAAGAACAACCTGGATAAAGCGATTACTTACCATGACGGCTGTTATTTAGGCCGTCACAATTCCGTCTATGATGATCCGCGCAAGATAATAAATGCGCTGCCTGGTGTACAATTCAAAGAGATGACAAGACACGGCAGCAAGAGCTTCTGCTGCGGCGCCGGCGGCGGCCATATGTGGATGGAGGAAAAGACAGGCGTAAGAATCAGCGAGATGCGTGCCGATCAGGCTCTTGAAACCAACTCGGACACCATCGCCACTGCATGCCCGTTCTGCTTACAGATGTTCGAGGATGCGATAAAAGCAAAGGAAGCATCTGAGAAAATAAAGCCCCTCGATATTGCGGAACTTGTGGCGCTGGCGATAGAGGACGAACCGAAGAAATAA
- a CDS encoding 3-oxoacid CoA-transferase subunit A, whose amino-acid sequence MVDKSVATIQEAIADIQDGAIIAIPGFFVAGVPRALLRGIIEKGVKHLTLACGCGALVGAREECELLVKNEQLDKVIDSYPLDRSASKGANNPFEQAVRAGKIEVEIFPMGTLAEKYRAAGAGIAGFYTPTGVGTAVEGTITNMPDNGKKEKKMFDGREYILELALKPDFAFVHAFKGDKEGNLRYRRTARNFNHVMAASAKITIAEVENLVEPGDMDVDDIHTPGIYIKRILQVERPKFHIGIG is encoded by the coding sequence ATGGTAGACAAGTCTGTCGCAACAATACAGGAGGCGATAGCTGACATCCAAGATGGCGCTATAATAGCAATTCCTGGATTCTTTGTCGCGGGCGTGCCTAGAGCACTGCTAAGGGGGATAATAGAAAAAGGGGTCAAGCACTTGACACTCGCCTGCGGCTGTGGGGCCTTGGTTGGAGCGAGGGAAGAATGCGAACTACTAGTTAAAAATGAGCAGCTGGATAAAGTAATAGATTCGTATCCGCTCGATCGTTCAGCGAGTAAAGGCGCAAATAATCCTTTTGAGCAGGCTGTCAGAGCGGGGAAGATAGAGGTGGAGATTTTTCCCATGGGTACTTTGGCAGAAAAGTATAGGGCGGCGGGCGCCGGCATTGCCGGTTTCTATACGCCGACTGGTGTCGGTACCGCTGTCGAAGGGACTATCACTAATATGCCGGATAATGGAAAAAAAGAGAAGAAGATGTTTGACGGCAGGGAATACATACTTGAGCTTGCTTTAAAGCCTGATTTCGCTTTCGTACATGCTTTCAAAGGAGACAAAGAAGGTAACCTCAGATATCGAAGGACGGCGAGAAATTTTAACCACGTTATGGCTGCATCGGCTAAGATTACCATAGCCGAAGTCGAGAATCTCGTGGAACCAGGGGATATGGATGTTGATGATATACATACGCCGGGTATCTATATTAAACGAATATTGCAGGTAGAACGTCCGAAATTTCATATCGGTATAGGTTAA
- a CDS encoding 3-oxoacid CoA-transferase subunit B → MTSDSKMKKLEGIPREMIALRASKELQDGWYVNLGIGIPTLISDWIEGRDIILQAEIGMIKCGPIATGDEADQDLINASSQPVTILPGSACFDIAESFAMIRGGHMDAIVVGALQVSEKGDLAGWNNPARGLTIGVIGGSMDLCANAKKLMVAMEHTTTTGEPKVLSKCTYPLTAKGRVNMIFTDLAVMEVTSKGLILKEIAPGITVEQLQSVTDAPLIVAPDLKEIEF, encoded by the coding sequence ATGACCTCTGATAGCAAGATGAAGAAATTAGAAGGTATTCCTAGGGAGATGATTGCCCTGAGAGCCAGCAAAGAGTTGCAAGATGGCTGGTATGTCAATCTAGGCATAGGTATTCCTACTCTTATAAGTGACTGGATAGAGGGAAGGGATATAATACTTCAGGCTGAGATAGGTATGATTAAATGTGGTCCAATTGCCACAGGCGATGAGGCGGATCAGGATTTAATTAATGCCAGTTCTCAACCGGTAACAATATTGCCGGGATCAGCCTGTTTCGATATTGCAGAGTCGTTTGCTATGATACGCGGCGGACATATGGATGCTATTGTAGTTGGCGCCCTCCAGGTTTCAGAAAAAGGCGATTTAGCTGGATGGAACAACCCTGCCAGAGGGCTCACTATAGGCGTCATCGGCGGTTCAATGGACCTTTGTGCTAACGCCAAAAAACTCATGGTTGCTATGGAGCATACAACGACTACCGGAGAGCCCAAAGTACTTAGTAAGTGTACCTATCCCCTGACGGCAAAAGGCAGGGTTAATATGATCTTTACAGATCTGGCTGTTATGGAAGTTACTTCAAAAGGGCTAATATTAAAGGAAATAGCACCGGGAATCACTGTGGAACAATTGCAGTCGGTAACTGATGCGCCGCTGATCGTGGCACCTGACTTAAAAGAGATAGAATTCTAG
- a CDS encoding 4Fe-4S binding protein, translating to MCECNGALERRISLQELSHFIHDTDPSLEVITGNNLCKRHELRLLMDSVNIRPVVIGACDKIRNKANFWQDVDVDDSSLCFTKVLNILSELSSDFSDAEISDRIKLLLASQISKASTCGDISQENLKLCFSLSKTEITRRNLATSLLPRYEVIPAILQDDCLGDSCKLCADICPAGAIASSYNALQIDKSSCTGCGACVNACPRGAISYPGYSTVELEREIEALLSNRAELPYRIIAIFCQSCFDNDDTDIKNCPPSIFTIKVPSLSIVSPLLLLNAFNMGADGIALIHDEECCINKTPRQSLANTINFVQQLLDRWGIDKNRIKCINKVDIELNGNLRQFTNYVVASGHTQFKSAPGSMTFEGMYNLAAIIKEMDSKLRITNEDMLSGEDVPFEIVTIDSARCTGCNVCAQNCPTGAISTRTSGDPPTFKLIFNHDKCIACNLCVNKCPEECMKVSKALDFARLSNVGETIFENEFIHCRNCNKPYASKSMVDALKRKLEDSGVSDAEWTEYCPSCRVVIQQKR from the coding sequence TTGTGTGAATGTAACGGAGCTCTTGAGAGAAGAATATCTCTACAAGAGTTGAGCCATTTTATTCATGATACTGATCCGAGTCTAGAAGTAATTACAGGCAACAATCTCTGCAAACGCCATGAACTGCGCCTCCTCATGGATAGCGTTAATATCCGTCCTGTAGTAATAGGAGCTTGCGACAAGATACGGAACAAAGCTAACTTCTGGCAAGATGTCGATGTTGACGACAGCAGCCTTTGCTTCACAAAAGTTTTAAATATACTGAGCGAATTATCCTCCGACTTTTCGGATGCCGAAATATCGGATAGGATCAAACTCCTTCTGGCGTCACAGATTTCAAAAGCTTCTACATGCGGTGACATTTCTCAGGAGAACCTAAAGTTATGTTTCTCTCTTTCCAAAACCGAGATCACTCGACGGAATCTGGCAACTTCGCTGTTGCCGCGGTATGAAGTAATACCGGCCATTTTACAAGATGATTGTCTGGGAGATTCATGTAAACTATGCGCGGATATTTGTCCTGCCGGAGCAATAGCGTCTTCCTATAACGCACTACAAATCGATAAATCTTCTTGCACCGGCTGCGGCGCCTGCGTTAATGCATGCCCCAGAGGAGCGATATCTTATCCGGGATATTCCACAGTGGAACTGGAACGGGAAATCGAAGCACTGCTTTCCAATCGCGCTGAGCTTCCATATAGAATAATAGCAATCTTCTGTCAATCGTGCTTTGACAATGACGATACCGATATAAAAAACTGCCCGCCCAGCATATTCACCATTAAAGTGCCTTCCCTGTCAATCGTCTCACCTTTACTGCTGTTAAACGCCTTTAACATGGGTGCCGACGGCATAGCGCTTATTCACGATGAAGAATGCTGCATCAATAAAACGCCTCGGCAATCTTTAGCTAATACTATCAATTTCGTACAGCAATTACTCGACCGCTGGGGAATAGATAAGAACCGTATCAAATGTATAAATAAGGTCGATATTGAGCTGAATGGCAATCTGCGCCAGTTTACCAACTATGTAGTAGCATCAGGACATACACAATTTAAGTCTGCGCCAGGTTCAATGACTTTTGAAGGCATGTACAATCTGGCCGCTATTATCAAGGAGATGGATTCAAAGCTCCGAATTACAAACGAAGACATGTTATCAGGCGAAGACGTGCCTTTCGAAATTGTAACTATCGATTCGGCACGCTGCACTGGCTGTAATGTTTGCGCACAGAACTGTCCTACAGGTGCTATATCAACTCGAACGTCAGGCGATCCGCCTACTTTTAAACTGATCTTTAATCATGATAAATGTATTGCCTGCAACCTTTGCGTGAACAAATGCCCCGAGGAATGCATGAAGGTTAGTAAAGCACTCGATTTCGCCAGGTTAAGCAACGTCGGGGAAACTATATTTGAGAATGAATTCATACATTGTCGCAATTGTAATAAACCTTACGCATCGAAATCGATGGTCGATGCACTGAAACGCAAGTTGGAGGACTCAGGGGTCTCAGACGCTGAATGGACTGAATACTGTCCGTCATGTAGAGTGGTAATTCAACAAAAGAGATGA
- the nrfD gene encoding NrfD/PsrC family molybdoenzyme membrane anchor subunit: protein MELNFVSVEGHSKNYKIAVGVLAGLFLLGLICYGISYYKGHYLFGSSNVIPWGFPIVLTIYFIGLSAGSLILSTLVYVFGQEKYKPIGRMAVLLAIVLIFGALIGIAIDLGRPENFWRLFMFFYWNNMTSMFAINGILYSGYFIISIAYLGIILSGNKAWMKRWGILAIGWAALVHMGTGAIFGFMAAREAWFTPIKPLEFLTCAITSGLALLIVVLVLTMKFTGRDLRKDMVVSLSRLLIMFICILALLIFLDKMTHLYSPERAAVMFSLTGQYAWIFWVLQIGLVVVLPLIILFNKKLRTVNWIFIASVSVVIGIFFERYFLVISQAAFPQHYYPGHIEGVYGAVGTFAITPVEMGITLGIFTMVGLLFLLGLKFLKALPEKTAEELAAEAAKLAPPKAEEPLKTEASPKAAESSAADAPQKTEEAAKTDAPSENTHANPDENKSS, encoded by the coding sequence GTGGAACTGAATTTTGTATCCGTAGAAGGTCATTCCAAGAACTATAAGATCGCTGTAGGCGTTCTCGCCGGATTATTCCTGTTAGGCCTGATCTGTTACGGCATTTCATACTATAAAGGCCATTATCTATTCGGCAGCAGCAATGTAATTCCATGGGGTTTTCCCATAGTGCTCACCATCTATTTCATTGGACTAAGCGCCGGTTCATTGATACTCTCGACCCTTGTATATGTATTCGGACAGGAGAAATACAAGCCTATCGGCAGAATGGCCGTTCTGCTGGCAATCGTATTGATATTCGGCGCATTGATCGGCATCGCGATAGACCTGGGCAGGCCGGAGAACTTCTGGCGCCTGTTCATGTTCTTCTACTGGAACAACATGACATCCATGTTCGCTATCAACGGCATTTTGTACAGCGGCTATTTCATAATCAGCATTGCATACCTGGGTATCATCCTTTCAGGCAACAAGGCATGGATGAAGAGATGGGGCATTCTCGCTATAGGATGGGCTGCCTTGGTGCATATGGGGACAGGAGCCATCTTTGGTTTTATGGCCGCCCGGGAAGCCTGGTTCACTCCAATAAAGCCATTAGAGTTTCTAACGTGCGCTATCACCTCCGGCTTGGCTCTTCTAATAGTAGTACTTGTACTGACAATGAAATTCACCGGCCGCGATCTACGTAAAGATATGGTTGTATCTTTAAGCCGTTTATTAATTATGTTTATCTGTATATTAGCTCTGCTCATATTCCTGGATAAAATGACTCACTTATATTCACCTGAAAGAGCGGCCGTCATGTTTAGCTTGACCGGTCAATATGCCTGGATATTCTGGGTTCTGCAAATCGGCCTTGTTGTTGTATTACCATTGATAATTCTCTTTAATAAAAAACTCAGGACGGTTAATTGGATATTTATAGCTTCTGTATCCGTAGTCATAGGTATATTCTTTGAGAGATACTTCCTGGTTATTTCACAAGCAGCCTTCCCTCAGCACTACTATCCCGGCCACATAGAGGGAGTATACGGAGCAGTGGGAACTTTTGCCATAACACCCGTGGAAATGGGAATCACTCTTGGTATTTTCACAATGGTAGGTTTATTATTCTTGTTGGGCTTGAAATTCCTAAAAGCCTTACCGGAAAAGACAGCCGAGGAGCTGGCAGCTGAAGCTGCTAAGCTGGCCCCTCCAAAAGCTGAAGAACCATTAAAGACAGAAGCTTCTCCGAAAGCAGCGGAATCTTCGGCAGCGGACGCTCCTCAAAAAACCGAGGAAGCTGCAAAGACGGATGCTCCGTCAGAAAATACACATGCAAATCCTGATGAGAATAAATCATCATAG
- a CDS encoding 4Fe-4S dicluster domain-containing protein → MARWGMIIDLDKCTGCQECTIACKEENNVPHGSLEEQIHRQDPYWHKVIAASEGEYPTAKVEMVPMPCMHCDNPACVMVCPCKATYRRNDGIVMQNFRRCIGCKYCMVACPYGARAYNYKEQEDVQYNRIDPPLRRDLIGNWPFPHRAHGMVEKCTFCFHRIEKALMDGQEIGTEVVPACVEACPAHARTFGDLDNPDSEVSKLLSNRTSIILREAMGTQPKVHYLTK, encoded by the coding sequence ATGGCAAGATGGGGAATGATAATAGACCTGGATAAGTGCACCGGCTGCCAGGAATGCACAATAGCCTGTAAGGAAGAAAATAATGTGCCGCATGGTTCGCTTGAGGAGCAGATTCATAGGCAGGATCCATATTGGCACAAAGTAATCGCAGCCAGTGAAGGCGAATATCCTACAGCAAAGGTCGAAATGGTTCCGATGCCCTGCATGCACTGCGACAATCCTGCCTGCGTAATGGTATGTCCCTGTAAAGCAACCTATCGTCGAAACGACGGAATCGTCATGCAGAATTTCCGAAGATGCATTGGATGCAAATACTGCATGGTTGCCTGCCCGTACGGCGCCAGGGCTTACAATTATAAAGAGCAAGAGGATGTACAGTATAATCGGATTGATCCGCCTTTAAGAAGGGATTTAATAGGAAACTGGCCTTTTCCTCACAGGGCACACGGAATGGTTGAGAAATGCACTTTCTGTTTCCATCGAATTGAAAAAGCATTGATGGATGGACAAGAGATTGGTACCGAGGTTGTACCTGCATGTGTTGAGGCGTGTCCGGCCCATGCCAGGACATTCGGTGATTTAGACAATCCCGACAGCGAAGTATCGAAATTACTATCAAACAGAACTTCAATAATACTTCGAGAGGCTATGGGCACTCAGCCCAAAGTACATTATTTAACTAAGTAA